Proteins co-encoded in one Deltaproteobacteria bacterium genomic window:
- a CDS encoding type II toxin-antitoxin system prevent-host-death family antitoxin — protein MINIWKLEQAKTRLEQVVHDAMESGPQTIMVNGRRTAVVLSADDYDRMARSELSTAEFLKKSSLVGVDLNIKRDKSRPRSNRATGGLACR, from the coding sequence ATGATCAACATCTGGAAGCTCGAGCAAGCAAAGACCCGCCTCGAACAGGTGGTGCATGATGCCATGGAGTCGGGTCCGCAGACCATCATGGTGAATGGCCGCAGGACGGCGGTGGTACTGTCCGCGGACGACTACGACCGCATGGCGCGGTCGGAACTGTCGACGGCCGAATTTTTGAAAAAATCTTCCTTGGTGGGAGTCGATCTCAACATCAAGCGCGACAAGTCACGGCCGCGAAGCAACAGGGCGACGGGCGGTTTGGCATGTCGATGA
- a CDS encoding protein-tyrosine phosphatase family protein: protein MKLPEGVAGRLYVGSMPGRYEVFEEAWRAIIDHGVTRVICLVPSEELRDKSPLYARAVDEARMPWVHESFPIEDFEAPTDRKAFWAMARKAARLLDEGETLLVHCAAGIGRTGTFSVCVLLALGLAPAAARAAVRKVGSAPENAAQDDVIRWAAGLLNGSEKAS from the coding sequence GTGAAACTGCCTGAAGGTGTCGCCGGCCGTCTCTACGTCGGCAGCATGCCCGGCCGCTACGAGGTGTTCGAGGAGGCGTGGCGCGCCATCATCGACCACGGCGTCACCCGCGTCATCTGCCTCGTGCCCTCGGAAGAACTGCGCGACAAGTCGCCGCTCTACGCCCGCGCCGTCGATGAGGCGCGGATGCCGTGGGTGCACGAGAGCTTTCCCATCGAGGACTTCGAGGCCCCCACCGACCGTAAAGCATTCTGGGCCATGGCCCGCAAAGCCGCGCGCCTGCTCGACGAAGGAGAGACCCTGCTGGTTCACTGTGCAGCAGGGATCGGCCGCACAGGCACCTTCTCCGTGTGCGTGCTGCTGGCCCTGGGCCTGGCCCCGGCCGCTGCGCGCGCGGCCGTGCGCAAGGTCGGCTCCGCCCCCGAGAACGCCGCCCAGGACGACGTGATCCGGTGGGCGGCGGGCCTGCTGAACGGGTCGGAAAAGGCGAGTTGA
- a CDS encoding MFS transporter, with protein MSMIAPDHSPLVRSRTQRLVDAARDLGQERLRLLAVVTGGHIVIHWFQQLFPVALPFIKAGLGLNAVQAGALGAARQFGQGTLNLPAGILADALHRYRDMILASSLVMMGLAYLLFGSRGGFGVAFAASVLIGFGTALWHPTAAATLTSKFPERRGTAISVHGTGATVSDSLSPLAQGVLLAALPWEGILWWQIVPGILFGFLVLRGLLGLFRQDEVPRSRIGRFGEMMALLRDGTFVAISASRGLLTMGRVVVLTFLPIYLVEELKLSASLLGVYWMLLHVVGIFSQTPLGYLSDRYGRKLVLVPSMLVLAVLYMLLAVAPPVLGLTLVITAIGTFFYTLMNVLTAVIADVSGANVQASSQGLTTVIAQIAVLPTPIIAGYLADLYGLGSAFVLAGVFVFVAAACLMPLKLYGGDR; from the coding sequence ATGTCGATGATCGCTCCCGACCATAGTCCGCTCGTCCGTTCCCGCACCCAGCGTCTCGTAGACGCCGCCCGCGACCTGGGACAGGAACGGCTCCGTCTGCTGGCCGTCGTGACCGGCGGACACATCGTGATCCACTGGTTCCAGCAGTTGTTTCCGGTGGCGTTGCCGTTCATCAAGGCCGGGCTCGGTCTCAACGCGGTGCAGGCAGGGGCGCTGGGGGCCGCGCGCCAATTCGGGCAGGGTACCCTCAACCTTCCCGCCGGAATCCTCGCAGACGCCCTGCACCGGTACCGGGACATGATACTGGCCTCCTCCCTGGTCATGATGGGGCTGGCGTACCTGCTTTTCGGAAGCCGCGGCGGCTTCGGTGTCGCTTTCGCCGCCAGCGTGCTCATCGGCTTCGGCACCGCCTTATGGCATCCGACGGCCGCGGCGACACTCACGTCCAAGTTCCCGGAACGGCGGGGCACGGCCATCTCGGTCCACGGCACCGGCGCCACGGTGAGCGACAGCCTGTCGCCCCTGGCCCAGGGCGTGCTGCTGGCGGCGTTGCCGTGGGAGGGTATTCTCTGGTGGCAGATCGTTCCCGGGATCCTCTTCGGTTTTCTGGTCCTTCGCGGGCTCCTCGGGTTGTTCCGGCAGGATGAAGTCCCCCGGTCGCGCATCGGACGCTTCGGCGAGATGATGGCGCTGCTCAGGGACGGCACCTTTGTGGCGATATCCGCCTCCCGAGGCCTCCTCACCATGGGCCGGGTCGTGGTCCTGACCTTTCTGCCCATCTACCTCGTGGAGGAGTTGAAGCTTTCGGCAAGTCTGCTGGGTGTCTACTGGATGCTGCTCCACGTCGTCGGCATCTTCTCTCAGACCCCGCTGGGCTATCTCTCCGACCGCTACGGCCGGAAGCTCGTGCTGGTCCCCTCGATGCTTGTCCTCGCGGTCCTCTACATGCTGCTCGCCGTGGCGCCCCCCGTGCTGGGCTTGACCCTCGTCATCACCGCCATCGGCACCTTCTTCTACACCCTGATGAACGTGCTCACTGCGGTCATCGCCGACGTCTCCGGCGCCAACGTGCAGGCGTCGTCCCAAGGCCTGACCACGGTAATCGCCCAGATCGCGGTCCTGCCCACGCCCATCATCGCCGGCTACCTGGCCGATCTCTACGGCCTCGGCTCGGCCTTCGTGCTCGCGGGGGTTTTCGTCTTCGTTGCCGCGGCTTGTTTGATGCCGCTCAAGCTGTATGGCGGCGATCGCTAG
- a CDS encoding NAD(P)H-binding protein, with translation MVVTGANGVVGVALIRLLAESARPPGERVSALVRGPAQAAVLDGLPVEVRQVDYGDSGSLADAVAGAAAVAHLAGALQPRRGERLQDANTATTRTVLSAAKSAGVGRFVYLSAPGAKLNSPNEYLRSKAQAESAIRRAGFETVVFRVPMVLGGGTPSTRTLFHLAARRVVPLVRGGKVRIQPVALADVTRAIQWALTVETAPVHVLDLVGPDTLTYAELLRRAAARMDRRPLVVGVPGWLAKATAVMGGRLGWGWNPTLFDTLFNEHLGDATETRELLPFPLTPVDELLDELSAQAHRQATQHGQGT, from the coding sequence ATCGTAGTCACTGGGGCCAACGGTGTGGTGGGAGTCGCGCTGATCCGTCTTCTGGCGGAATCCGCTCGTCCACCGGGTGAACGTGTGAGTGCGCTGGTGAGAGGACCCGCCCAGGCCGCCGTCCTCGACGGTCTCCCGGTCGAAGTCCGCCAAGTCGACTACGGCGATTCCGGATCGTTGGCGGACGCGGTTGCAGGTGCTGCCGCCGTGGCGCACTTGGCCGGGGCACTCCAGCCTCGGCGTGGCGAGCGGCTCCAGGATGCCAATACCGCGACCACCCGAACCGTGCTGTCCGCCGCCAAGTCCGCCGGCGTTGGTAGGTTCGTCTACCTGAGCGCGCCGGGCGCGAAGTTGAACTCGCCCAACGAGTACCTGCGTTCCAAGGCTCAGGCCGAATCGGCCATCCGCCGCGCGGGATTCGAGACCGTGGTGTTCCGCGTCCCCATGGTGCTGGGCGGGGGAACGCCGTCGACGCGCACTCTGTTCCATCTGGCAGCGAGACGGGTGGTACCCCTGGTGCGCGGCGGCAAGGTGCGCATCCAGCCGGTGGCGCTCGCGGACGTGACCCGCGCCATCCAGTGGGCGCTCACGGTGGAGACCGCCCCGGTCCACGTGCTGGACCTTGTGGGTCCCGACACCCTGACCTACGCCGAACTGCTGCGCCGGGCCGCGGCCCGCATGGACCGCCGTCCGCTGGTGGTGGGTGTGCCCGGCTGGCTGGCAAAGGCAACCGCCGTCATGGGCGGACGGCTGGGGTGGGGCTGGAACCCGACCCTCTTCGACACGCTGTTCAACGAGCATCTCGGGGACGCCACGGAAACGCGCGAGCTTCTGCCGTTTCCGTTGACCCCGGTGGACGAACTGCTGGATGAACTGTCGGCGCAGGCTCACAGGCAGGCTACCCAACACGGACAAGGAACGTGA
- a CDS encoding ABC transporter ATP-binding protein: MNAPESQAPGAAPDKALALAGVHAGYGRTVVLEDIDLALDRGERVSIIGRNGVGKTTLLGTVLGYTTLHSGRIELAGRDISNARTYDRVRAGLGLVPQEREVFPSLSVYENLAVARRAGGWTFEQVYELFPQLGSRTTHKGNQLSGGEQQMLAIARALVGNPAVLLMDEPTEGLAPVIIEQLVDAMHTLRAQEGLTIILVEQHTGIALEFSDRTVVMNRGRIVYDGPSAALAADEALLNSLVGVAGDEA, from the coding sequence TTGAACGCTCCCGAAAGCCAGGCCCCGGGCGCGGCTCCGGACAAGGCCCTCGCCCTCGCCGGCGTCCATGCCGGCTACGGCCGGACCGTGGTGCTGGAGGACATCGACCTGGCCCTCGACCGCGGCGAACGTGTGAGCATCATCGGCCGCAACGGCGTGGGCAAGACCACGCTTCTGGGCACCGTCCTGGGCTACACCACGCTCCACTCCGGGCGCATCGAGCTGGCGGGGCGCGACATCTCCAATGCCAGGACCTACGACCGCGTGCGCGCCGGCCTGGGGCTCGTGCCCCAGGAACGCGAGGTGTTCCCGTCACTGAGCGTGTACGAGAACCTGGCGGTGGCGCGCCGCGCCGGCGGCTGGACCTTCGAGCAGGTCTACGAGCTGTTCCCGCAACTGGGCTCGCGCACCACCCACAAGGGCAACCAACTCTCCGGCGGCGAGCAGCAGATGCTTGCCATCGCCCGGGCGCTGGTGGGAAACCCGGCGGTGCTGCTCATGGACGAGCCCACCGAGGGCCTGGCCCCGGTCATCATCGAGCAGCTTGTGGACGCCATGCACACCCTGCGCGCCCAGGAAGGGCTCACCATTATCCTGGTGGAGCAACACACCGGCATCGCCCTGGAGTTCTCCGACCGCACCGTGGTCATGAACCGCGGCCGCATCGTCTACGACGGCCCCAGCGCCGCCCTCGCCGCCGACGAGGCACTGCTAAACTCGCTGGTGGGCGTCGCCGGGGATGAGGCCTGA
- a CDS encoding ABC transporter ATP-binding protein produces MSKSFGALVVADAVSLALRPGARHALIGPNGAGKTTLVNLITGTVEPSGGVILLDGQDITYWPQARRVKRGLARTFQINTLFRGLSVLENVCMAVSERRSLSARLWRRADARGDVIAEAMTLLESVKLDDDAQRQVRELPYGRQRLVELAIALGLHPKVLLLDEPAAGVPSTESHVLLEAVEALPESIAVLMIEHDMDIVFRFAQRITVLVAGAILTEGTPAEVGADPRVREVYLGENAELHGGRR; encoded by the coding sequence CTGTCCAAGAGCTTCGGCGCCCTGGTGGTGGCGGACGCGGTTTCCCTGGCCCTGCGGCCCGGCGCCCGGCACGCCCTCATCGGCCCCAATGGCGCGGGCAAGACCACCCTGGTGAACCTCATCACCGGCACCGTCGAGCCCTCCGGCGGCGTCATCCTGCTGGACGGCCAGGACATCACCTACTGGCCTCAGGCGCGCCGGGTGAAGCGCGGGCTCGCGCGCACCTTCCAGATCAACACACTGTTCCGCGGCTTGAGCGTCCTTGAAAACGTCTGCATGGCCGTCAGCGAGCGGCGTTCCCTTTCGGCCAGGCTGTGGCGGCGCGCCGACGCGCGCGGCGATGTGATCGCGGAGGCCATGACGCTCCTTGAATCGGTGAAGCTCGACGACGACGCCCAAAGGCAGGTGCGCGAGCTTCCCTACGGCCGGCAGCGGCTGGTGGAGCTGGCCATCGCCCTGGGCCTCCACCCCAAGGTGCTCCTGCTGGACGAGCCGGCCGCCGGGGTGCCGTCCACCGAGAGCCACGTGCTTCTGGAGGCGGTCGAAGCCTTGCCCGAGTCCATCGCCGTGCTGATGATCGAGCACGACATGGACATCGTCTTCCGCTTCGCGCAAAGGATCACGGTGCTGGTTGCCGGCGCGATTCTCACCGAAGGCACTCCCGCCGAGGTGGGCGCGGACCCGCGCGTCCGGGAGGTGTACCTGGGCGAGAACGCCGAGTTGCACGGAGGAAGGCGTTGA
- a CDS encoding branched-chain amino acid ABC transporter permease, whose translation MINSLVSIAFDGLAFAMVLFIISVGLSVTMGLMGFVNLAHGMFAMLGGYIAVSFIREWGVPFLLGAPLGCVAVALISIVLERTLYRRLYGADELQQVLLTIGLVFMGIAVCTFLWGPLNVQLDVPSYLKGQVDLGFRDFPTYRTFIILVSVTVIIGLWYGFERTLLGAKVRAAVDNQRMAETVGINIRRLFTLTFALGSALAALGGALGTEILGLTPTYALEYLVYFLIVVAVGGLGSLRGAFAASLILGIVDTAGKYYLPAFGAFFIFAVTIILLLWRPQGFYAR comes from the coding sequence GTGATCAACTCCCTCGTCAGCATTGCGTTCGACGGCCTCGCGTTCGCAATGGTCCTGTTCATCATCTCGGTGGGGCTCTCCGTGACCATGGGCCTCATGGGTTTCGTGAACTTGGCCCACGGCATGTTCGCCATGCTGGGCGGGTACATCGCGGTGTCCTTCATCCGGGAGTGGGGGGTGCCGTTCCTCCTTGGCGCGCCCCTGGGCTGCGTGGCGGTGGCGCTCATCAGCATCGTGCTGGAGCGTACGCTCTACCGCCGCCTCTACGGCGCCGACGAACTGCAGCAGGTGCTCCTGACCATCGGCCTGGTGTTCATGGGCATCGCCGTGTGCACGTTCCTCTGGGGTCCGTTGAACGTGCAGCTCGATGTCCCGTCCTACCTCAAGGGCCAAGTGGACCTCGGGTTCCGGGACTTCCCCACCTACCGCACGTTCATCATCCTGGTGAGCGTTACGGTGATCATCGGCCTCTGGTACGGGTTCGAACGCACGCTGCTGGGCGCCAAGGTGCGCGCCGCCGTGGACAACCAGCGCATGGCCGAGACCGTGGGCATCAACATCCGGCGGCTGTTCACGCTGACCTTCGCCTTGGGGAGCGCCCTGGCGGCACTGGGGGGCGCCCTGGGCACGGAGATCCTGGGTCTGACCCCCACCTACGCGCTCGAATACCTGGTCTACTTCCTCATCGTGGTGGCGGTGGGCGGCCTCGGGAGCCTGCGGGGGGCCTTCGCCGCCTCCCTGATCCTCGGCATCGTGGACACCGCGGGAAAATACTATCTGCCCGCCTTCGGCGCGTTCTTCATCTTCGCGGTGACCATCATTCTGCTCCTGTGGCGCCCGCAGGGGTTTTACGCCCGATAG
- a CDS encoding branched-chain amino acid ABC transporter permease, translating into MEQPAYQNALRTAAVRPAEMLPWLAAGLGFFLFPDYLQLGSQILIMVLFAMSLDMILGYAGIVSLGHAALFGTGAYTAGILSAHVGWSEPLSGLVIAGLVAGAVGFVCGAVILYTRGLTLLMLTLAVTILLQELANEQEHWTGGDDGLQGVVMEPLFGVFEFDLYGQTAYLYALAVLFVMFLAARAIVNSSFGQSLRGIRENERRMHAIGCPVYRQMLRAYTIAAVMAGVAGALLAQTTEFVALDVLSFERSGDVMIMLILGGTGRLYGAFIGAPLYMILQDQLAKLSPEYWLFGIGALLVATILYAPEGMLGLTERLRAWVRREGP; encoded by the coding sequence ATGGAACAGCCGGCTTACCAGAACGCGCTTCGAACCGCCGCCGTCCGTCCGGCGGAGATGCTCCCCTGGCTGGCGGCGGGTCTGGGGTTCTTCCTGTTCCCCGACTACCTGCAACTGGGTTCCCAGATCCTCATCATGGTGCTCTTCGCCATGTCGCTGGACATGATCCTGGGTTACGCGGGCATCGTGTCCCTGGGCCACGCGGCCTTGTTCGGCACCGGGGCGTACACCGCCGGCATCCTGTCGGCGCACGTGGGCTGGAGCGAACCCCTGAGCGGGTTGGTGATCGCGGGCCTGGTGGCGGGCGCCGTGGGCTTCGTGTGCGGCGCCGTGATCCTCTACACGCGCGGGCTCACCCTGCTGATGCTGACGCTGGCGGTGACGATCCTGTTGCAGGAGCTGGCCAACGAGCAGGAGCACTGGACCGGCGGCGACGACGGTCTGCAGGGCGTGGTGATGGAACCGCTGTTCGGCGTCTTCGAGTTCGATCTCTACGGCCAGACCGCGTACCTGTACGCCCTGGCGGTGCTGTTCGTCATGTTCCTCGCCGCCCGCGCCATCGTGAACTCGTCCTTCGGGCAGTCGCTGCGCGGCATCCGGGAAAACGAACGGCGCATGCACGCCATCGGCTGTCCGGTGTACCGTCAGATGCTGCGCGCCTATACCATCGCCGCGGTCATGGCCGGCGTCGCCGGCGCCTTGTTGGCGCAGACCACGGAGTTCGTGGCCCTGGACGTGCTCAGCTTCGAACGTTCGGGCGACGTGATGATCATGCTGATCCTCGGCGGCACCGGCCGGCTGTACGGCGCGTTTATCGGCGCGCCGCTGTACATGATCCTGCAGGACCAGCTCGCCAAGCTGAGCCCGGAATACTGGCTCTTCGGCATCGGCGCGCTGCTTGTGGCCACCATCCTGTACGCCCCCGAGGGCATGCTGGGGCTGACGGAGCGCCTGCGTGCGTGGGTCAGGCGGGAGGGACCGTGA
- a CDS encoding lysylphosphatidylglycerol synthase domain-containing protein translates to MNDSATRGTTASPKEQSLLARLVPVALTIIIFGIIFWRIPFEAFWQAVSGARLLPFFAVMGSFSLCFFLADSAVLTALIRWFHGPIRYRELLPVRASTYVVAIINTQLAQAALALYLNRRFRTPLGEITSTVVLLILLEATNLIFFATVGSAAFPGGTPAVFFVLPVLLALIWLTVVGIARGRLGALGRRFGGNVLLSTFRRVRLRQSLAILVLKGSVFFLSLLVHYRALTFFGIEIPVLPLLAFLPIVYLVAALPVTVAHLGTSQAAWIFFFGGYAAEADLLAYSLAAHLTFMLANGSFGLIFLPRVYADLFGKRTVQD, encoded by the coding sequence GTGAACGATTCAGCGACTCGTGGAACAACGGCTTCGCCGAAGGAACAGAGCCTCCTGGCTCGCCTCGTGCCGGTCGCGCTGACCATCATCATCTTCGGCATCATCTTTTGGCGCATCCCCTTCGAGGCCTTCTGGCAGGCCGTTTCCGGCGCGCGCCTGCTGCCGTTCTTCGCCGTCATGGGCTCGTTCTCGCTCTGTTTCTTCCTGGCGGACTCGGCGGTGCTCACCGCTTTGATTCGCTGGTTTCACGGACCGATCCGTTACCGGGAGCTGCTGCCGGTGCGCGCGTCCACCTACGTCGTGGCCATCATCAACACGCAGCTTGCCCAAGCGGCGCTGGCGCTTTACCTGAACCGTCGCTTCCGCACGCCCCTGGGCGAGATCACCAGCACCGTGGTGCTGCTCATCCTGCTGGAAGCCACCAACCTCATCTTCTTCGCCACCGTGGGCTCGGCCGCTTTCCCCGGCGGTACGCCGGCGGTCTTCTTCGTCCTGCCGGTGCTGCTGGCACTGATCTGGCTCACCGTGGTCGGCATCGCCCGCGGCCGGCTTGGGGCGCTGGGACGGCGTTTCGGCGGCAACGTACTGCTGTCCACGTTCCGCCGGGTGCGCTTACGACAGTCCCTGGCGATCCTCGTCCTCAAGGGCTCGGTGTTCTTCCTGTCATTGCTGGTCCATTACCGGGCACTCACGTTCTTCGGCATCGAGATCCCCGTGCTGCCGCTGCTGGCCTTCCTGCCCATCGTCTACCTGGTGGCCGCGCTGCCCGTCACCGTGGCCCACCTCGGCACCTCCCAGGCCGCCTGGATCTTCTTCTTCGGCGGCTACGCCGCCGAGGCCGACCTCCTCGCCTACAGCCTCGCCGCCCACCTCACGTTCATGCTCGCCAACGGTTCCTTCGGCCTGATCTTCCTGCCGCGGGTGTACGCGGATTTGTTCGGGAAGAGGACCGTACAGGACTGA
- a CDS encoding MFS transporter, translated as MTQRRPPLSVPFFYGWVVVALTFCVNLTAAGTRSAATLLIKPLEAEFGWSRTLVSVPGAMNLLLFGIGAPLAGWLVDRYGSRRVVYYSLAMVTVGLVATAFIQQWWQLLFFWGLVVGVGTSATPVLAASVANHWFVRHRGVTIGILTNGNAAGQMVFLPLLTIIIAASGWRGSMLFLGVIAFGLMILVSMWMRDEPADVGLEPLGQHDTGSVAAAARRDVPASATPVRDAFRSSTFWLLSAGFFVCGVTANGLIGLHLIPHVVEDLGIAAVVASLIVGVMGGISFIGTIGAGWLVDRVDARKVLALAYFLRGCALFLLPFVDSLPGLIVFATVYGIDWYATGPATTAIAADTFGRHAVARIFGWIFLAHQLGAASAGNIAGVVYDAFGEYQYAFLAGATMALIAAALVLQITPRAARLTPAAGTA; from the coding sequence GTGACGCAGCGCCGCCCTCCCCTCTCGGTCCCCTTCTTCTACGGCTGGGTCGTCGTGGCGCTGACCTTCTGCGTCAACCTCACCGCGGCCGGCACCCGCTCCGCCGCAACGCTGCTGATCAAGCCGCTGGAAGCCGAGTTCGGCTGGAGCCGCACCCTGGTCTCCGTGCCGGGCGCCATGAACCTCCTCCTGTTCGGCATCGGCGCACCGTTGGCGGGCTGGCTGGTGGACCGCTACGGCTCCCGCCGGGTGGTGTACTATTCGCTCGCCATGGTGACGGTGGGGCTGGTGGCAACGGCCTTCATCCAGCAATGGTGGCAGCTCCTGTTCTTCTGGGGCCTGGTGGTGGGCGTCGGCACCAGCGCCACCCCGGTGCTCGCCGCGTCCGTGGCCAACCACTGGTTCGTGCGGCACCGCGGCGTCACCATCGGCATCCTCACCAACGGCAACGCCGCCGGGCAGATGGTCTTTCTGCCGCTGCTCACCATCATCATCGCCGCCAGCGGCTGGCGCGGCAGCATGTTGTTCCTGGGCGTCATCGCCTTCGGGCTGATGATACTGGTGTCCATGTGGATGCGCGACGAACCGGCGGACGTGGGCCTGGAACCCTTGGGCCAGCATGACACCGGTAGCGTCGCCGCGGCCGCCCGGCGCGACGTGCCGGCGTCGGCCACCCCGGTGCGCGACGCCTTCCGCAGCTCCACCTTCTGGCTCCTGAGCGCGGGCTTCTTCGTCTGCGGCGTCACCGCCAACGGGCTCATCGGCCTGCACCTCATACCCCATGTCGTCGAGGACCTCGGCATCGCCGCGGTCGTCGCCAGCCTCATCGTGGGGGTCATGGGGGGCATCAGCTTCATCGGCACCATCGGCGCCGGCTGGCTGGTGGACCGGGTGGACGCGCGCAAGGTCCTGGCCCTGGCCTACTTCCTGCGCGGCTGTGCGCTGTTCCTGCTGCCCTTCGTCGACAGCCTGCCGGGATTGATCGTGTTCGCCACGGTGTACGGCATCGACTGGTACGCCACCGGCCCCGCCACCACGGCCATCGCCGCGGACACCTTCGGCCGGCACGCGGTGGCGCGCATCTTCGGCTGGATCTTCCTGGCGCACCAGCTTGGCGCCGCCTCGGCGGGCAATATCGCCGGCGTGGTGTACGACGCGTTCGGCGAGTACCAGTACGCGTTCCTCGCCGGCGCCACCATGGCGCTCATCGCCGCCGCATTGGTGTTGCAGATCACGCCGCGGGCGGCCCGCCTGACCCCGGCGGCGGGCACCGCGTAA
- a CDS encoding aldo/keto reductase, with amino-acid sequence MKKSDEAEKLGRRELFRRGALAGVAAGLLPFTGNAAGTARAATRAEVKRYVTLGRTGLEISDISFGSSRLDAGEEHLVLDALDRGINYFDTAESYRGGDSEITIGNALRGKRDKVFIASKTHTSSSEGRASMMRSLEASLRRLQTDYVDVYFTHAVNDVGRLENPEWHAFVDQARKQGKIRFTGMSGHAGRLIQCLDYALDRDMMDVLLVSYNFGMDPKFYERFTRGFDFIARQPDLPRVLQKAKTKNVGVIAMKTLMGARLNDMRPFEKDGATYAQAAFRWVLSNPDVHALIISMTDAGGIKEYLGASGWTTAARGDFELLKGYAAMNGASYCRHACNDCEGACPYGVPIADVLRTRMYARDYQDEKLARSEYALLGRGAEACLTCPTQACAGSCTHGLPVEKLLAPTHRMLS; translated from the coding sequence ATGAAGAAGTCCGACGAAGCTGAGAAGCTGGGCCGGCGCGAGCTTTTCCGCCGGGGTGCTCTGGCAGGGGTAGCCGCGGGGCTGCTGCCTTTCACCGGGAACGCGGCCGGGACGGCGCGCGCCGCAACCCGTGCCGAGGTGAAGCGCTACGTCACCCTTGGCCGCACCGGACTCGAGATCTCCGACATCTCGTTCGGCTCCAGCCGCCTCGACGCCGGCGAGGAGCACCTGGTGCTGGACGCCCTGGACCGCGGCATCAACTACTTCGACACCGCCGAGAGCTATCGCGGCGGCGATTCCGAGATCACCATCGGCAACGCGCTCCGGGGCAAGCGCGACAAGGTTTTCATCGCCTCCAAGACCCACACCAGTTCGAGCGAGGGCAGGGCGTCGATGATGCGTTCCCTGGAAGCCAGCCTGCGGCGCCTTCAGACCGACTACGTGGACGTGTACTTCACCCACGCGGTCAACGACGTCGGCCGGCTCGAGAACCCCGAGTGGCACGCCTTCGTGGACCAGGCGAGGAAGCAGGGCAAGATCCGCTTCACCGGCATGTCCGGTCACGCCGGCCGGCTGATCCAGTGTCTGGACTATGCGCTGGACCGGGACATGATGGACGTCCTCCTGGTGTCCTACAACTTCGGCATGGACCCGAAGTTCTACGAACGTTTTACGCGCGGGTTCGACTTCATCGCGCGCCAGCCCGATCTCCCGCGGGTGCTCCAGAAAGCCAAGACCAAGAACGTGGGCGTCATCGCCATGAAGACCCTCATGGGCGCTCGCTTGAACGACATGCGCCCGTTCGAGAAGGACGGCGCGACCTACGCCCAGGCGGCGTTCCGCTGGGTGCTGTCCAATCCCGACGTGCACGCGCTGATCATCTCCATGACCGACGCGGGCGGCATCAAGGAATACCTGGGCGCCTCCGGCTGGACCACCGCGGCGCGCGGTGACTTCGAGCTGCTCAAGGGCTACGCGGCCATGAACGGCGCCTCCTACTGCCGCCACGCGTGCAACGACTGCGAGGGCGCCTGTCCCTACGGCGTCCCCATCGCCGACGTGCTGCGCACGCGCATGTACGCCCGCGACTACCAGGACGAGAAGCTGGCGCGCAGCGAATACGCCCTCCTCGGCCGAGGCGCCGAGGCCTGCCTCACCTGCCCGACCCAGGCGTGCGCCGGCTCATGCACGCACGGGCTTCCGGTGGAGAAACTGCTGGCACCGACGCACCGGATGCTGAGCTGA
- a CDS encoding 3-hydroxyanthranilate 3,4-dioxygenase, which produces MSRITPPLNFSKWIDEHRHLLKPPVGNQVVYKDTEFTIMVVGGPNTRKDYHVDEGEEFFYQLEGDMTLRIMEDGAPRDIPIRAGEIFLLPPKVPHSPQRRANTVGLVVERQRREGELDWFQWYCDDCNAKIYEESVQLTDIVAQLPPIFERFWKNEANRKCDGCGTVMEPLN; this is translated from the coding sequence ATGAGCCGCATCACACCCCCTCTCAACTTCTCCAAGTGGATCGATGAGCACCGTCACCTGCTCAAGCCGCCCGTGGGCAATCAGGTGGTCTACAAGGACACCGAGTTCACGATCATGGTGGTTGGGGGACCCAACACCCGCAAGGATTACCACGTGGACGAGGGCGAGGAGTTCTTCTACCAGCTCGAAGGCGACATGACGCTGCGCATCATGGAGGACGGAGCGCCGCGGGACATCCCCATCCGCGCGGGCGAGATCTTCCTGCTGCCGCCCAAGGTGCCGCACTCGCCGCAACGGAGGGCCAACACCGTCGGGCTCGTCGTCGAGCGCCAGCGGCGTGAAGGCGAGCTGGACTGGTTCCAGTGGTACTGCGACGACTGCAACGCCAAGATCTACGAGGAATCGGTGCAGCTCACCGACATCGTTGCCCAACTCCCGCCCATCTTCGAGCGCTTCTGGAAGAACGAGGCCAACCGCAAGTGTGACGGCTGCGGCACCGTCATGGAGCCGCTCAACTGA